The sequence below is a genomic window from Lepeophtheirus salmonis unplaced genomic scaffold, UVic_Lsal_1.4 unplaced_contig_4419_pilon, whole genome shotgun sequence.
tgtgATGGTCCTCTAATTCAAATAGAAGCTTTATGCATATATAGTGAATGTACCATTACTCtactatacatatacaaaaaaacaaattcttttGTACCATTCATTCTGAAGGTTTTTTATGTTCCTTATGCACCATTCAATTTGTTTTCAGTATTGAGACGacttcttttttacatatattttttttagagattaaATAGTTTAACAACGACGAAAAAATcttcattgaattatttttctttggttcaaaaaacactttaatacaaaaaaaaaaaataataataataaaaaaataggcttcctggtatatgtatgtatatagtcaCGATTGTCACAATAGACGTTTCTGCTTATTTATTCTCATTACAAACTCTAATAGATACTAACTTTAATCCTTCCGATTCGTCTAGTTTTACAtatagggagaaaaaaaaatatatagctcaAATctcaaaaccctttttttttctttacagatCGGATTTGATGACGTTTTAGCTGAGCCACTCTCTTCTCATGGCTTTGACTGCATATGGAAGCTATCTTTTGTTATCTTTAGCCAAACTAAAACCTTTTTATACCGTCTTTTGTCCGCTATCATTGCAATCCCTGCCTCTATTATCTGGGGACTTATCTTTGCTATCATCACAGTACTCTATGTCTGGGTTCTTGCTCCTCTTCTTAAGATTTTTGACTTTATCGTTTCCATTTTAAGAAAAGTAAGATTtaccaaaaatattcaatgaaaatcaCTAAatctctttataatttttaggttCTTCTTGGTTTAATGAGGTTCACAATTGAGCCAGTTTCTGCATCAGTTGGACACATTTTCTCTCAAGTCTCAATACATTCACGTAGACATGACTTGGTAGAAAAGCCATGAGAGTAGACTTCAAAGGTCATATTTCGTATATGGATACATATAATGTAActttaattctataaaatatatcattcgaTGTGACTGATTAACTAAAGACTGATGTAATcctattcaatttattaattattattataattatattaatattttcttaaataaatgcaaaatctTATCAagcattaaatatgtatgtatcacCAACTTTGCTATAAAAGAAGTTGgctaaaatatgcaaaatgtttttttttacagatttaaaTAGAAgatatgaagttattttttattcagaaggtgatattcataattttcattcttataCGTATGAATCATAATAAAAGTACAATGGGTGAGATATGTTTTTTGCCCTAATACACGTAGGTAAATACTTATTAGTAGAAAAATGAGAATTTATGTAGCAaggtttacttatttttttaatgaaaatatccGACAGCAAATGTGCCTATCTCGTGAGGTATGGATTTTTTCCTCTCTTTGCACCCCTAGCagacaataaaatattctcaaatccaactaaatttatacaaaaaatgatcacGTGGTTGTCTTTTAACCATTTTGTTTAAGCCTCGGTCCTGAGGTTAAGATTGTCTAtggagaataataaaaaagaggaaataaattcATGCAGTTCAAAGATTTTCGTTATAACCATATTATCAATGGagtatgaacaaactaaaaaaatgattatccgCTAGGTGTTGCCACTCTAATGAGTATCTTCTAATGTATGCGAGTATTTGATAAGCTAATGGTTATCTtactttattaatgatattttctacAGTACTTCTATTTATGTAGATCGATTGAGATATTTTACATCAATACTCATTAGGGATATAAATCTTCTGCTTAGAAAATAAAGAGATACCGGAAATTTGAGTATCAatccttttgttttaaaaaagattaataaattttcaatcattCCTTAATTctaatattcttcattttatccttttatttttcttttgtccAAAAAGGCttatatctatatttcaatttaatagtaaaatgaaaataaaattattgatatcaatgtatatatacataaatacgttaactaaaaaaaaatgcactaaaatttaattaaacggatagaataaacaaaaaaccatatatcacgaataaatcaaataaaaacttgtcAAACATACTGAATTAtagagtttgtttataaaaagacTATCCGTTTTAAAACATGAAGGTAACGTttcacaacaaataaaataccaaagATATCAAAACCTTTGTATAAGCTGCGTTAAtaatcttctcctttttttcacagtaaaagagtaaaaaaataatctctcttcatattaaaaaaaataaaatgttccacATTTGCCCTTACTTCTAGATTATCGAAAAGTATTCTAGGTACacttaagtcattttttttataaagata
It includes:
- the LOC121115702 gene encoding caveolin-1-like, giving the protein MSTSKNNSTLNLNESNMPLLSEEDKPEKTGETPEKESVNLEMELQEKEDSGNEKNLEKKKKKATSNGGPKRPSYIDVISHGMNLQNRDCKSINSDIDIGFDDVLAEPLSSHGFDCIWKLSFVIFSQTKTFLYRLLSAIIAIPASIIWGLIFAIITVLYVWVLAPLLKIFDFIVSILRKVLLGLMRFTIEPVSASVGHIFSQVSIHSRRHDLVEKP